The genomic region GTTTTGTGAGTTCTGCATAACCATCCAAAGGCCGAATTCTTTTGAAGGCTTTCACACTTAAAAGCTCAAGAGCTTCATGATTATCCAATTCCTGGACCTCGTATATTTGATCAGGATGAACACCATGACATCTCAGCAATTTCTTATCCCTTGTTGTTATGATGATTCTACTACCCATTCCGAACCAACTACATTGACGGGCTAAGTTGTTTAACTGATTCATGTCACTCACATCATCAAGAACTAAGAGAACACTTTTGTATTGCAATCTTTCCTTGATCATACTGATTCCACTAGCTACACTTGTCACCTTCAACTTTCTTTCCTTTAGAATCTCACGAAGAAGTATCTTTTGTAGTTCGACCAAGCCTCTGGCTCCCTTTGAGTTTTCTCTAACATTTTCTAAAAAACAACTCCCATCAAATTTTTGAGCAATTGAGTTGTAGACAGCTTTGGCGATTGTTGTCTTACCAATTCCACCACCCCCCCATATCCCTACCATATGAACATCTTTTCCCTCGACACCTAAAAGCTTTTGTATCGCTTGCACACGATGTTGTATTCCTACTTGGTACTCGGCCACATCCAATTCTGTACTGTTGACGTGTTCCTTTGATATATGTTCAACGATTTCCCCAATAATACTGGATTCAGAGCGATGCCTGGACAGTTAGGATAAACAGCACATAATTAACAAAAACACATTCAGATTTACAGTCACACTCAAAATAAAATATCGTATGTTGTTGGTCAATAAATACAGATTTTACCTGTTTTTGTGCAAATAGTAATTTTCCTTTAAATATTTATCTGGTTTGAAATCAAATCAATTGTGTACGTTATTGAAAATAGTATTGTCATTTGTATAATATTGTATAAGGATTAATTCATATTTTGTCAAAATAGAAATTAACGTACTCATCGAGAGGCCACCCTGACAAACTAGCTGCTTCGAAGAGAGCAGCCTTCCATTCCTGGACCTGGTCCTTATCTTTGAATTTACGTTCCAAATTGGCAAGTCCCTCCCCAAAGCTACCTCTGTGATTTCGCATTTCCGAGGGATCGACTTTGAAGAAAACTGGCAGAACGATTTGTTGATATCTTTTCTTGCAGTCGAGGATGTTGACAAGTTCATCCAAACACCACTTGGAGGAGGCATAGTTTCCAGAGAACACAACGATTGAAATCTTCGACTGTTCGATTGCTTGGATTAATGCTGGTGATATTTCTTCTCCTCGTCTGAGCTGATCATCCATGAAGGTTAAGATTCCCTTCTCACGCAAAGCGCTGTACAAGTGACCTGTGAAATTGTTGCGTGTATCCTCACCTCTAAAACTCAAAAAGACATGGTATTTGTATGTAGGGGAACACTCTTTGATGATCACCATTGAAAGCTGTGAGATAATTAGCAAGAGAGACTGTGAAAGTGTTTTTGGAGTATGGAGAAGAAATAGGCAGAGTTCATTGGATTCTCAAATCTCAAGTAACTGAGAAAAGGAAAGGTTTTGAGGGGGAAATTTCCTTTCTGACGCGTTTCACAATGATGAAGAAAAAGTAGGAGGAGTGGATTAAACCATGACCACCCATCTGTAAAGTATAAATGCCAATGAGCCCACACTGTCTAGTCTCCACTGTTAAGTTCAGTCCCACATTCACACCGGTTTCAAGTTCAACATAGCCGCCCCTATTTGACAAAAGCAGGAAAAAGAAAAAGATACATTGCCCTTTACCACAGTACCACCACTTAACAAGCTTGTGCTCCCTCAAATCAAATTCTAATCAATAATATAATACGTTAGTTTTCAACATTAAAATTATATGGAATTAGGATAATATTGGATGTGTTCGGCCATTATATATATTTGTATAATATATATCAAGTCGTGAGCTGTCTGATCGTTTAACAACTTAAAATTCAAGACGATCAGACGGCTCATAACTTGATATATACAAAAAAGTTCCTATTTGGATATGATATCTATGAAACTACCTCCTCTTTCTGTCACTTCAATTGGTCAAAACCGGTGTGAATGTGGGACTGGACTTAACGGTGGAGACTAGACAGTGTAGGCTCATTGGCATTTGAACTTTACAGACCTTTACCACAATACAAAAGAACTAACTTGCAATTTATGGGCAAAGTTCTAAAGGTAAAAAGTATAAACCTAGCTAACTTGAAAACAGTATAAGTAGCTAATCTTACACTAGGACTGTTTAATACATGGACTGCCAGTTTCATCTCAATTCAAGATGTTGTATTGTAAGCTACACTCCAGATGCTATCCAAATTGCAACCATATATGACTAATGTTCACTATGTATAGGAACTGTCTCATCAACTACAACATCTAGAAATTACTAAATATCTGCGCAATGCTGCAGGTTTGCGCCTTTTCTATTTGTTTGCACCATTCTATTTTGTATTTTGTATATATAACAGCCACAATCATAAGCAAAGAAATGTTAATCGGAAATGTTAGAAGCTTTACATATTACAAAAGCTGGTATATAAAACAGACTTGTTCATTTACATACTGCAAAACTGAAAGTTTAGGATAAGAGCTTGTACTTACACCAAGGTTGAATATTTACATTTGCTTCAAAAAATTGACATTCTTTTTTATTTGAGAAGGATGATATAGAATTTTATTCAAAGAACATAGTCGGAGATTACAAAAGATGGAGATGATCAGTGGTGGAAGATTCCCCACACTCATCTCTACTACCAGATATGATTACACGTCTGTCACCATTGATGACGTCCATAAACCAATCGGGCCCAACCCCTAACCAAGAACATTGACCCTCCAAACAGGCTACATGGAGATCATCCTACGCTGCCTGAGGTGTTATTTGCTCATGGCCTATTACTGTGGGACAGTTTGTTGTCTGTTCATGGTGCACCAAAAAGAAGTGATGGAGCAGCCAGGCGGAATGCTAGTTGTGAGCAGTGAAGGCCTCCCTATTCAGGTTGTTTGAAATTAATTGTGATGCACCTGTTTCTAGTGATGGTTTGAATGGGGGTATTGGAATTGTGGTGAGAGATAGTTTGGGAAATTTAATTATGGCAGTAGGTGAGAGGCTTGGTGGGAGGCTGCATATTTGTGCAGCTGAGCTGCATGCTGTGTTATTGGGTTGGATATTGCAAAACAGAATGGCTGGTCCTATTTTATGGTTAAATCGGATTTGTTTGGAAGTTGTGAGTATGGTGAATAGCAATGAGGGATGTTTTGCAGGAGTAGTGGTAGAGGAGGTGAGGGGTCTCTGTTAGCTCTTTATAAAGCTTCTGGTTTTTCCCATGTATCTAGAAGAGCTCATGGCACTGCTCATGAGGTTGCTAAAAAATTGACATTCTAACCAAAGTTGGTTGTTGAGACTGCGGTGGATACGCCTCAAATAATTTAATGATCTGTAACTCATTCCATCAGAATGAGCTCTTTGAATCTCTTTGGGTTATTAGATATGTCAATGTGCTACTACCATCAGAAAACTTACCAACTGAAGAAATAAATACTACTCTAACTCATTCCATACTTGGGATAAAAAATGGAACCTGTTAAAAACTGATTCTACCCTCCACTATCTGATAATGACATGCAACAGAAATGACCAAACCCCATATGGACGATTAATAATCCCACCTAAATCGATACCATGAGTATTAAGAGAAGCATGACAGAACTGATCCCAAATACAGAAAAGGCAGTTTGTAATCAAACTTCAGGAACCTTTTCAAATGCACTAAGCAGACATGTATATAATATATATTTACGTATATGTAACTTGATTACCTCTCATGCTTTAACCTCTCATTTTCATCAGAACTGAAAATGGACGTAGAATCGTCATCACTCTCACAATCAAAAGGCTCTTTACTGGCCATTGCGGAGACCCAATACGAGACTTCTGTGTTCCCCTTATTTTTTCTTTAGTTCCTAAGATTATGTGACCATGACTTGATGAGTTGTTCTGTTTTCCATAGTCTTTAAGAGCAGAAGATGCAACAGTTTCTGAGAAACAATTAACCAAGAGTCACAGCGCCTTAGCTTCTGGTGTTGCTTCATCTCAGCGGTTGGAATAGTATTTTTTCCAAATTGTCCCCACAGTCACTATTACTAGTATTTGAGGATCAATCTCGTTTTCTTTGAGCCCCATCTGTTTCTTTTTCTCCAGGAGCGTAATCAGTGTCACAATTGCTAATGAGAACCGAACCTCCTGATGAAAATTTAGGAGTATCTGGCATTAAATATTTATGTTAGGTATTACTGAGGCATTGGCGAAAACAATTCAAAAGAACATTTGCAGATGAAGTAAATATTGGCTTATAGAATATTTAAAGAGGTCATTTGATTGTCAACCAAGATTAATGAGGTGCCTTTTTATCTTCCTAGCAAATGAAAGTAAATCTAAGTTACTAAAACAATCTTCCCTATATTTACCCAACATATATCTTTTTGATAACTCGAAGTTAAAGATTCATCAATTGTCTATTTGTCTTCCTCTTTTGTGTCTTCAAAACATGTACTGGTGACTACCAACTTAACAGACGTACCTAAATTTCATAGTCATTGATCTATACTTTATAAAGCACTAAACTAAGCAAGCTATGAAATTGTTATAAAACCAGTACCTGAACCTCCATGTTGTAGCGATCTGCCAGACTTGTTCTTGGCTCCTCCTCTGCGGTACAAAAGTAGAAGCCCAGATTTACAACTTCTGACCAAAGATGGTTCCCACCATATCTTTCAGGAACTTAATCAAACACATGAGTAGAAGCTAGTTGCAGAACAACTCCCAGCTCTCCTCAGTGTCAGTCGTGACTAAGCACAATTTTGCAGAACAACTCCCACCCCTGTTTACAAACCCCAAATTGCTGATCTGCCATGGGGGATCACCCCGGCAGAAAGATTCCGACCATGGCTCAACCATCTCAGGCATACAAAGAGGAAAGAGCGTTTCAAAGAGTTTTGTGGAGCAAGATCGGCGGATCTATGTGTTTGTGTGAGGGGACTGAAGGGTAGGAGGGCGTGGAAGAACTCAAGAAATGAACTTAGGCCAGATGGGGTAAGGCGCGCTTATATGGGGGAGGGGAGCCAAGTCACTACTCAAGGAGGGCCCATGTTTTTTACTTTTTAAACTTTGTTTTACAGAGGTTCTTCCCTCCGCAGAGTGAAAGATCGATAACATTAACAGAGCGTGAAAGGACGCGCCGCTGTCTCTGTCTCGTTCTTCGTCATCGTCAGACATGATAAATCCAGTAGTGTTTATCTGGTCAGTAATTGATCAATAGATACATACACCATTAGATTTACATCCAAAACTTAAAAACAAAACAACTTAACTTAAAAATAATTCTCTCTATCTTTAGATTTACATCTAACGGTGACTGATTATTGACCAAGTAAACACTACCGCATAACCATCACCGGACACGAAAAGGGAGAGCACCATTAGATTTACATCCAAAACTTAAAAACAAAACAACTTAACTTAAAAATAATTCTCTCTATCTTTAGATTTACATCTAACGGTGACTGATTACTGACCAAGTAAACACTACCGCATAACCATCACCGGACACGAAAAGGGAGAGACAAAACTAAACCCAAATTCAATACCAAATCCGGGGATGTTCTTAGCACTCACTCAGAAATCTGAAGATGTTCTTATCATATAACACCAAACATTTAAACCTAGGGTCATATAACACCAGAGTTTTGAAAACATTAACAAACCCAACACTCTAAAATTCAAGAAACAGGAGAAATCCCTGAAAAAAAAAAAAGAACAAACAAGCAGTTTTGTAGGATGATTTTAGGTTGGTATCCACAGTAGCCGAGCACCTTGGGTGAGATAGTAGTCTGATTGAAAAGATCAGGGGGCTAAGAGGCCAAGCCGCCGTGGCCAGCCAGGGAGGGCTAGAGAACCTAGAGAACACATAATTCACAACATCGAATGCAAAACCTTGGGAGGCAAACATTGTTTCTAATGAATCGTTAGAGATTGGATTCAAGTCGTTTCTTCATATGCCTTTATTGTACTGTTAAAATCAAATAAACGAAGTAAAAACTAGAAAGAGACATGAGATGAGAGACAAGAATGAACTCATTTCCAAAATCAAATTTCACATTAGGAGAGGGAGAGGACAAGTATATATATTGACAGGTCCTTTGCTAAGGGGATACATGCACCACGTGAAAAGAATCCAAATTATGTAACACCTAGCTTTAGACAATTGATGGAAGAACAAAATACTTGCTACCACGTCTGCAAATGAAAACCTTCCCTTCCCTTCACTATTCCTTGGAAAATATAAATAGAGAGAAAGAGAACAGGGGAGAGAAGGGGTACTAAGAAAAGAGAACAGAAATTTTTTACAGGTGGGGAAAAAACTTCATCAGACCTATATCTCAAAAACACTGCCTTCGATACTGTGCGGGAGGCCCTAAGAGTACAGTTGCCTAGCCAACATCCAGTGTCTAGAATTCAACTTCCCACCTGATCATCCGATCAATGTTGCTGAATAATGAGTTAGCCCAGTTAAAACTGACTGATCATTAAGAATTTACATTAGTTCGCTTCCTTGTCAGCTTCTTTATCCCCTACTGTGTCTGCAGCTTCTTCAGTGTCCTTTGTTTCAACAGCACTTGCTGCAGCGTCAGAAGTGGTTGAATCAGAACTTGGATTCTCATTACCAGAATCTGAAACCTCACAAGGTTTTGAGGTTTTCTCAGCTGATATTTCAGCTTCATGTCCAGCAACAATTTCCTCATTACTTACTAAAGGATCAGAGGATGGAAAACTTGTCACTGCATCAGCAGATATCGTTTGAAGCTCACCATTTGGTAGGGCATCGGATGGTTCCCCAGAATCTGAAGTTTCTCTCCATTCAACCCACTCTGGTGGCTTATCAGTTTCACTGGATCCCACCTCTGTAGAACTGTTAGGCACACTAACTTCTGAATCTTCTGGTTTTGTTCCTGAATTTGGAGATGTTGCAGTATCAACCAAGTCATCATCTTCACCAACAATGACATTATCCTCTCCACCACCATCGGTAACATCAGCCTCCAGGGTATTAGATGGAGAGGTAAGGGACCCAGTTGCACGATCACTCCTGTCATCCTCAAATGCAAACCAGTTGGAATTCGTAAACAGAGAACCGCTGAAAGAGGAATGGTAACCATGTCAAGCCAATCAATAAGCAGAAAACCTCATACGGCATAACTAGAGCACGATTATAATCCTATTAAATCATTCAGCAGGTTAGGCTCTCTGATCACCTACCCTTCCTGGTCATCTCCAAGTCGCAGTGATGAGATAACAACTTCAGCAGATTCATCATCAAAGTAGACATCCTGCCAAAACAATATTATAAGTAACCTTCCCATTACAAACCAAAGCAATTGTAACTGTTACAGCTTCTAAAAACCTGAACCCTCAATGGAACAACCAACTAAACAATCAGACTCGATACATATATCTATGTTCGAGTTGTTACCAGAAAATCCTCAGTCAATATAAGAGTCCAGACATTTGTACAACAGACTACTCCACTTAAAAGCACACTTAGACTGCACTTCTATACTAATAACTGGCTAAACGATAGTACTATACAGTTTTGGCATTCTAGTCAATCCCTCATATATGTTGAGAAGATCTTTTTATAACATAATATCTGACAAAAGAAATTTTATATTCATGGCATTGATAATACAATACCTCATCATCTCGTTCAAGTGAGCCCTGGCCCTGGAAATAAAATGCAGATTTATTCAGCTAATTAGATTAATGAAAAATAAGAATATCACCACCATTATCAAATATTCGTGGGGCATAAATGAACAGCAGGAATCAAATGGTTTCAGAGACTCACCTCATCTAAATCATCATTGTTGTAAAGGCCATACCGAAAAGCCTGGCTCAAGTTATTTGCAAGAGCTGCAACGTCGTAGTCTCTATCTTGGTAATCATCATCATCACTATCCCTATTTCGATCATGCAAGGCTGTTGGTCGCCTGAAACAGTTATTACATCAGGATTAGGTAGCTAAAAAGCAAGATCAGTAAAATTAGCACCAATAAAGGAATGAAAAAAATAGTGAAATGACAATAGATCACTATGGTTTCAACCATCTAATGATGAAAGCAATAATTCAAATAGAAAAGTAACCACGATTTTTCATGTGCGGTATACACTAAAGACTACATGATATAACCAAATTATGCAATTGCAAATCATCTAACAAATGTGAGA from Fragaria vesca subsp. vesca linkage group LG3, FraVesHawaii_1.0, whole genome shotgun sequence harbors:
- the LOC101310201 gene encoding TMV resistance protein N-like; translated protein: MVIIKECSPTYKYHVFLSFRGEDTRNNFTGHLYSALREKGILTFMDDQLRRGEEISPALIQAIEQSKISIVVFSGNYASSKWCLDELVNILDCKKRYQQIVLPVFFKVDPSEMRNHRGSFGEGLANLERKFKDKDQVQEWKAALFEAASLSGWPLDEHRSESSIIGEIVEHISKEHVNSTELDVAEYQVGIQHRVQAIQKLLGVEGKDVHMVGIWGGGGIGKTTIAKAVYNSIAQKFDGSCFLENVRENSKGARGLVELQKILLREILKERKLKVTSVASGISMIKERLQYKSVLLVLDDVSDMNQLNNLARQCSWFGMGSRIIITTRDKKLLRCHGVHPDQIYEVQELDNHEALELLSVKAFKRIRPLDGYAELTKRAVRYTQGLPLALTVLGTSLRGGNVELWEAALDGSESREIKDVLKISFDGLDHRVKEAFLDIACFFKGEYREHVIKIIKACGSEEHLINVLIQKALISIDKNDRIWMHDLIEEMGRDIVHEQSPDDPGNRSRLWFHEDVYRVLVDNIGTNSVRGIKVELPQDSDVICLCATSFSSMKNLKLIICRAGRYSGVVDGLPNSSRVIDWPDCPLQVLSSHTIPRELSVIHMPWSRITVLGDGYKVCSFGCTYMFIDL